A window of the Cannabis sativa cultivar Pink pepper isolate KNU-18-1 chromosome X, ASM2916894v1, whole genome shotgun sequence genome harbors these coding sequences:
- the LOC115703209 gene encoding uncharacterized protein LOC115703209, with protein sequence MKAMETIQDLIDEAKLRTIWWGLCIFAVSYFLSHTSKSMWINLPMSILLVCALRILFNEVEFRRKVKPVCPQTYLSHLEKKQLSVNDSRLSTAPTPSKWKRKIDSPVVEAAITDFIDKILKDFVVDLWYAEITPDKEFPEQIRSIILDVLGEVSGRVKEINLVDLLTRDIVDLVGDHLDLFRRNQAAIGVDVMGTLSSEERDERLKHHLMASKELHPALVSPESEYKVLQRLMAGLLTVVLRPREAQTPVIRSIARELLTCLVMQPVMNFASPGYINELIEFVLLAMKDDNNKYMGGDQSTAGVPHDHDSASRKNPSVNQGNNTALVKIYDQTEASSGNYRSQEEPLQPRPADWARMLEAATQRRTEVLAPENLENMWTKGRNYKKKENKNFKRGVHNPSTKGFGLNSSVPTKNLGKPILADKPVVSTVTKEEAILRLTYGTSSNSQLRDGNNNEKQCSQDINEESFIERTHPVHESESNFNVSANGNKSRLKRSNSTSALKIEPDSKKAFTEGGGLIISEFYSPDFGRRREQFSGKSVSDIVVSVGQHNPKLRCRVMGAYFEKISSKSFAVYSIAVTDAESRTWFVKRRYRNFERLHRQLKDIPNYTLHLPPKRIFSSSTEDAFVHQRCIQLDKYLQDLLSIANVAEQHEVWDFLSDSSKNYSFGKSSSVMRTLAVNVDDAVDDIVRQFKGVSDGLMRKVVGPTSPPFEALSSIPTRNLSWSSEEASKHSSRQDTAETTNSFSDNEEGDNGHSHSLEEAESSAHGNGWHSDNELNAKGYPPRVIKQPMKLDLEKKNEFMENSDTVHQGGLSEPKLPVTSSLIVDPVGMPPEWTPPNVSVPLLNLVDKIFQLKRRGWLRRQVFWISKQILQLVMEDAIDDWLLRQIHWLRRDDIIAEGIRWVQDVLWPDGTFFLKVGNARDKEENAESDLKCSQNVNQIGANKVSKPGSFEAQLEAARRASDVKKMLFDGAPTTLVSLIGHKQYRRCAKDIYYFTQSTVCIKQLGYAILELSLVSVFPELRNLVLDVHEKMRVHQPV encoded by the exons ATGAAGGCCATGGAGACTATACAGGATCTGATCGACGAGGCCAAGCTTCGAACGATTTGGTGGGGTCTCTGTATTTTCGCCGTTTCGTATTTTCTGTCTC ATACAAGTAAGTCAATGTGGATAAATTTGCCAATGTCAATTCTTTTGGTTTGCGCATTAAGGATTCTTTTTAATGAGGTGGAGTTCCGCCGGAAAGTTAAACCAGTTTGTCCCCAAACGTATCTATCTCATTTGGAGAAGAAACAGTTGTCTGTAAATGATTCACGCCTTTCTACTGCACCCACCCCTTCAAAATGGAAAAGGAAAATTGACTCTCCGGTTGTAGAGGCTGCAATTACTGATTTTATTGACAAGATTTTGAAGGACTTTGTCGTAGATTTATGGTACGCGGAGATAACACCGGACAAAGAGTTTCCTGAGCAAATACGCTCTATAATATTGGACGTCCTTGGTGAAGTATCAGGAAGGGTTAAGGAGATCAATCTTGTTGACTTGTTAACACG GGATATAGTTGATCTAGTGGGAGACCACTTAGACCTGTTTAGAAGAAACCAAGCTGCCATAGGAGTTGATGTAATGGGAACATTGTCTTCAGAAGAGAGGGATGAAAGGTTAAAACACCATCTAATGGCTTCTAAAGAGCTTCATCCTGCACTGGTATCACCTGAGAGTGAGTACAAG GTTCTTCAGCGATTAATGGCTGGACTGTTGACTGTGGTGCTAAGACCACGTGAAGCTCAAACTCCTGTAATTCGATCAATTGCACGAGAACTTTTAACCTGCTTGGTAATGCAGCCGGTTATGAATTTTGCGAGCCCTGG GTACATCAATGAGTTGATTGAATTTGTTTTGCTTGCTATGAAAGATGATAACAATAAGTACATGGGTGGTGATCAGTCAACTGCCGGGGTCCCACATGATCATGATTCTGCATCTAGGAAGAATCCGTCTGTTAATCAGGGGAATAATACAGCTTTGGTTAAAATATATGATCAGACAGAAGCATCCTCAGGTAATTATAGATCCCAGGAAGAGCCTTTGCAGCCACGCCCAGCTGATTGGGCACGAATGCTGGAGGCAGCAACACAGAGAAGAACTGAAGTTCTTGCTCCTGAAAATCTCGAAAACATGTGGACAAAAGGAAGGAACTACAAAAAGAAGGAGAACAAGAATTTCAAAAGAGGAGTTCACAATCCTTCAACAAAGGGCTTTGGATTAAATAGTTCTGTTCCCACCAAAAATTTAGGAAAGCCAATTTTGGCTGACAAACCAGTAGTTTCCACAGTAACCAAAGAGGAAGCGATTCTGAGGCTAACATATGGAACAAGTTCCAATTCACAATTAAGAGATGGAAATAATAATGAGAAACAATGCTCTCAAGACATTAATGAGGAATCTTTTATTGAGAGAACGCATCCTGTACATGAATCAGAGAGTAATTTTAATGTGTCTGCAAATGGAAATAAAAGTCGTCTTAAGAGATCTAATAGCACTTCGGCTTTGAAAATTGAACCTGATTCAAAAAAGGCCTTTACAGAAGGTGGAGGGCTGATTATTTCTGAGTTTTATAGCCCTGATTTTGGCAGACGTAGGGAACAGTTTAGCGGTAAGAGCGTTTCAGATATAGTGGTTAGTGTGGGACAACACAATCCCAAGCTTAGGTGTCGG GTAATGGGagcatattttgaaaaaattagttcAAAGTCCTTTGCAGTTTATTCAATTGCAGTGACAGATGCAGAAAGCAGAACTTGGTTTGTGAAAAGAAG ATATAGAAATTTTGAGAGATTACACCGACAACTTAAAGACATTCCCAATTACACTTTACATTTACCGCCAAAAAGAATATTCTCATCAAGCACAGAGGATGCTTTCGTACATCAGAGATGCATTCAGCTTGACAAATATCTGCAA GATCTCTTGTCAATTGCCAATGTTGCTGAACAACATGAAGTGTGGGATTTTTTAAGTGATTCTTCTAAG AATTACTCGTTTGGAAAATCTTCCTCAGTGATGAGAACCTTAGCAG TAAATGTGGATGATGCTGTTGATGATATTGTACGCCAGTTTAAAGGGGTTTCAGATGGCCTAATGCGTAAAGTTGTTGGTCCCACTTCACCCCCTTTTGAAGCACTGTCTTCAATCCCCACTCGTAATTTGTCATGGAGTTCAGAGGAGGCGAGCAAACATAGTTCTAGGCAAGATACAGCTGAAACCACAAATAGCTTTTCAGACAATGAAGAAGGGGACAATGGCCATAGTCATAGCCTTGAGGAAGCCGAATCTAGTGCACATGGAAATGGTTGGCATTCAGACAATGAATTGAATGCCAAGGGTTATCCACCTCGAGTGATAAAACAGCCAATGAAATTAgatttagaaaagaaaaacgagTTTATGGAAAATTCTGATACTGTTCATCAAGGTGGACTTTCTGAACCAAAACTTCCAGTGACATCTAGTCTTATAGTGGATCCAGTTGGAATGCCACCTGAG TGGACTCCACCTAATGTGAGTGTACCCTTGTTGAATCTAGTAGATAAGATATTTCAGCTTAAAAGGAGAGGCTGGCTAAG AAGACAGGTCTTTTGGATATCCAAACAAATATTGCAATTAGTAATGGAGGATGCCATTGATGACTGGCTGTTGAGACAGATTCATTGGCTTCGGAGAGATGATATAATTGCTGAAGGGATTCGGTGGGTTCAAGAT GTTTTATGGCCTGATGGGACATTCTTTCTTAAAGTAGGAAATGCACGAGACAAAGAAGAGAATGCTGAATCTGATCTAaaatgttctcaaaatgtaaaTCAAATTGGTGCCAATAAGGTTTCTAAACCTGGCTCATTTGAGGCTCAACTTGAAGCTGCTCGCAGAGCAAGTGACGTGAAGAAAATGCTCTTTG ATGGAGCACCCACAACATTAGTGAGCTTGATTGGACATAAACAGTACAGGCGTTGTGCAAAAGACATCTATTATTTCACACAG TCTACTGTTTGTATAAAGCAACTTGGCTATGCTATCCTTGAACTATCGCTGGTATCAGTTTTCCCGGAGTTGCGGAATCTTGTACTAGATGTGCATGAGAAGATGCGTGTGCATCAACCAGTATAA